The Sphingosinicella flava genome includes the window CCGTCGTGGCGTCGGTGCTGATGAGCCTCGCCGTCGCGCGTCTCATCACCCCGATGATCGCGGCCTATTTCCTGAAGTCCAAAGGGCATCAGTCGCACGGCGAAGGCAAGCTGATGGACTGGTATATGTCGGTCCTGCGCTTCACCCTCCGCCACCGCTGGGTCGCGGTGACGGGCGGCGCGATCGCCTTCGCCTGCACCATCGCCACCTTCGCGATGCTGCCGCAGACCTTCCAGCCGGAAACCGACCAGGATCGCTCCACGGCGTCCATCGAAATGGTGCCGGGCAGCACGCTCGCCCAAACCGGCGCGGTCGCCCGTCAGGTCGCGAGCTTGCTGAAGCAGCAGCCGGAAGTGGAATCCACCTTCAGCCGGGTTTTCGTCGGCAATGCCAACGTGACCGCGATCTACAAGGAAGACAAAGAGCGTTCGAGCGTCGAGTTCGAACGGGCGATCGCCCCGCAATTGGCGAACATCCCGGATGCGCGCGTGTCCTTCCGCTCGCAATTCGGCGGCGGCCGCGACATCATGGTCACGCTGGGCAGCGACGATCCCGCCAAGCTGCAGGCCACGGCGAACAAGCTGATGCAGGAAATGGCCGGGTTGCCCGAGATCACGTCGCCGCGCGTCAACGGCGACTTGCAGCGTCCGGAAATCACCATCCGCCCGCGTCTCGATCTGGCGGCGGAGCTTGGCGTCACCACCGGCGCGCTTTCGAACGCGATCCGCATCGCGACGCTGGGCGACATCGATCAGAACAGCGCGAAATTCTCACTGTCCGACCGGCAGATCCCGATCCGGGTGGCGCTCAACGAAAATGCCCGCGCGCGGCTTTCGACGATCGAGAACCTTCCGGTGCCGACGGCGACCGGCGGATCGGTGCCGTTGAAGCTCGTCGCGAATATCGGCTTCGGCGCCGGGCCGACCCGCATCGACCGCATGAACCAGACGCGCCGCGTCACGATCGGCGCCGATCTTGCCCCCGGCATCGTCAGCGGCCAGGCCTGGACCAAGATCAATCAGCTGCCGACGATGAAGAACCTGCCGCTCGGCGTGAACCAGGTCGTGTCCGGCATGCAGAAATGGCAGGGCGAGCTCATTCAGAGCTTCATCATCGCCGTGATTTCGGGCCTGTTCATGGTCTTCGCGGTGCTGGTGCTGCTCTACAAGCGCCTGATGCCGCCGTTCGTGAACATGGGCTCGCTGCTGCTGGCGCCGCTGGGCGGCACGCTGGCGTTGCTCGTCACCGGCAATCCGATCTCGCTGCCCGTCTATATCGGCCTCCTGATGCTGCTCGGCATCGTCGCCAAGAACTCGATCCTGCTGATCGACTTCGCGCTGGAGGAGATGGACAAAGGCGTCGACAAGATGACGGCGATCCTCGATGCCGGCCACAAGCGCGCCCAGCCGATCGTGATGACCACGGTCGCCATGGTCGCGGGCATGGTGCCGACCGCGCTCGCCATTTCTGGTGACAACGCATGGCGCGCGCCGATGGGCATCACCGTGATCGGCGGCCTCATCCTCTCAACCGTCCTGACCTTGGTGCTGGTGCCCGGAACCTTCTCCCTGGCCCTTGGGTTGGAAAAGCGGATCGCCAAGCATGGCCGGAAGCTCATCACCTACAAGGGCGTCGAGGATCACGGCCCCGCCGCGCAACCCGCGGAGTGAACCAAATGGGCGGCCGGACGATATAGAGGGCATGCGCCACTCCACGTCGTCCGGCCTCTCACGCCTCAACCCGGTTCAAGGCGGCGCGCGGGGCATGCGGGTCATCGCGACGGGCATGCTGCTCGCGATGGCCGCGCTCTTCGCCGTCGCGACCAGCCTCGATGAAGCCTATCCGGCCTGGGGCTTCGTGAAGGCCTTCGCCGAAGCCGCGATGGTCGGCGGCCTTGCCGACTGGTTCGCGGTCACCGCGCTTTTCCGCCACCCGCTTGGGCTACCCATCCCCCACACCGCCATCATTCCCCGCAACAAGGACCGGATCGGCGACACGCTGGCCCTCTTCCTCCGGGACAATTTCCTGACCCCGTCCGTCGTCGCGCGGCGCATGGGGAAGGTGGACGTGGCTGGGGCGATCGGCCGCTTCCTTGCGGAGCCGCCGGCGGGCGAAGGGCGGCTGCGCGAGGGCGCGTCACGGCTCATCGTCGACGTTTTGGAATCGCTGGATCAGGAACGCCTCGGCGGCATGGTGAAGAGCGCCATTTCCTCCCGCATCCGCGCGCTGGAAGTCTCGCCAATGCTCGGCCAGTCGCTGGAAGCGGCGATGGATGAGGACCGGCATATTCCCGTCCTCGACAGCATCATCACCTGGGCCGGGCGGACGCTCGACGCCAATGAGGACATCATCCGCGACATGGTCCACGAACGGGCGGGCTGGGTGATGCGGCTCGCGGGGATCGACGACAAACTCGCCGATGCGATCGTCGACGGTCTGCGCCGCCTCACCATCGACATGGCCGTCGATCCGCACCACCCGCTGCGTCAAAGCGCGGAGGAAGGCCTGGCGCGTCTCGCCAGCAACCTGCGCAGCGATCCCGATACGCAGGCCAAGGTCGAGGAGATGAAGAACGGCCTCGTCGACAATGAAGCGCTCAGCCACTGGATGGACGGCCTCTGGGAAAACGCTCGCGCGGGCCTCTTAAGGGCGGCGCGCGATCCCGACGCGACGATGGCCGGAAAATTCGGCGAAGCGTTGCAGCAGCTCGGCACCACCCTTCAGGACGATGCCCGGCTCAAGGCCACGATCAACCAATTCGCCCGCCGCACCGTCGTCGGCATGGTCGCGACCTATGGGACCGGCATCGTCGCCCTCGTATCCGAAACGGTCCGCGGCTGGGACGCGCGCACCATCACCGGCCGCCTGGAAAGTGCGGTCGGACGCGATCTGCAATATATCCGGGTCAACGGGACGCTTGTCGGCGGCCTCGTCGGCCTCATCATTCATACCGTCGAAACGGTGGCTTAACCCGCCGATACGCGCTCGATATCGGCGCCGACGGCCTGCAGCTTTTCTTCCAGCCGCTCGTAACCGCGATCGAGGTGGTAGATGCGGGAGACAATGGTCTCGCCTTCGGCCGCGAGGCCGGCGAGGATGAGGCTCATCGACGCGCGCAGGTCCGTCGCCATCACTTCCGCACCATGGAGTTTCGGCACTCCGCGCACGACGGCGGCGCGGCCGCGCACGTCGATGTCGGCGCCCATGCGCGACAGCTCCGGCACGTGCATGTAGCGGTTTTCGAAGATCGTTTCGGTGAGCAGGCTGGTCCCGTTCGCCAGTGCCAGCATCGACATGAATTGCGCTTGCATGTCGGTGGGGAAGGCGGGGAACGGCGCGGTGGACAGGGTCAGGGGCTTAATGTCCGCGCCCGCCGTCACCCTGATGCCGCCTTTCACGTCCTCAACTGTGACGCCCGCCTCGATCAGCGCGTCGAGGATCGCGGTCATCGTCTCCTTGCGCGCGCCCACCAGCTCGATCGACCCGCCGGTTATCGCTGCGGCGCAGGCATAGCTGCCCGCCTCGATCCGGTCGGGCATCACCGCATAGGTCGCGCCGTGGAGGCGATCGACGCCCTCGACCGTCAGCGTATCGGTGCGCAGGCCGCTGATCTTCGCGCCCATGGCGATGAGGCACATGGCGAGATCGGTGATTTCCGGCTCGCGCGCGGCATTTTCGATCACCGTCGTCCCCTTGGCGAGGACGGCCGCCATCAGCGCGTTTTCGGTGGCGCCAACCGATACGACCGGAAAGCGGACATGGCCGCCGCGCAGGCCCCCGCTCGGCACCTTCGCCTTCACATAGCCGGCGGCAAGCTCGATTTCGGCGCCAAGCGCTTCGAGCGCCTTCAGGTGCAGGTCGATCGGCCGGTTGCCGATCGCGCAGCCGCCGGGCAGCGACACGGTGGCTTCCCCCGCGCGGGCCATGAGGGGGCCGAGCACGAGGATCGAGGCCCGCATCTTGCGCACGATGTCGTAAGGCGCGACCGTCGACGCGATGTTGGATGCCCGCAACGTCATCACGCGGCCGAATTCGTCCCGTTTCGATCCTTCGATCATCGTCGAGGCGCCAAGCTGGTTCATCAGATGACCGAAGCCGTCGACATCGGCGAGGCGCGGCAGGTTGCGCAGCGTCAAGGGCTCGTCGGTCAAGAGGGCGCAGGGCAAAAGGGTGAGGGCCGCGTTCTTCGCGCCCGAAATTTGGATGCGGCCTTCAAGGCGGCGGCCGCCTTTGATGATGATCTTGTCCATGGCGCGGTTTCTAGAGCTTTGCCGCGCGCACGCAAGCAGCCTCATGCCGAAACGATCCGCTGCGGTCACTTGATTTCGGTTAGGGCGCACCAAAAAAATGCATCCTAATAAGCCGCCCAAGAGTGGGCTTTAAAAACGGGGATGAATTTGGGCAGTTGCCTTGCGGAACGTCTGTCGCACTATCTTGACCTAACGGATAACGAACATGCCGCCCTCGATGAAATCGAGGTGCAGGAGCGGGAATGCAAACGCGGAACCATCATCCGCCGGGAGCAGGATCGCGGCCGGGAATTGTTCGTGCTGCGGTCGGGCTGGCTGCAAAGCCATGTCGTCCTCGGCGACGGCAGCCGCCAGATCATGCGTTTCTTCTTTCCCGGCGACATCATCGGCCTGTCGAGCCTGGCGCTCGATCACTCACCCGAAACGATCGTGACGGTGAGCGATGCGACGATCGCGCCGTTCAACCGCCAGAAGCTCTGCGACATCTTTGAATCCCATCCGCGTCTCGCCGCATTGATCTTCACGGTCACGATGGCGGAGCGGGTGGCGATGGCGGACCGCCTGGCCTCGATCGGCCGCACGTCGGCGCGGGCCCGCGTGGCATCGATCCTGTGCGAAATCTTCGCCCGCAATCGGGTGATGTTGAAAGGCGAATTGAGCGAGCTTCAACTGCCGCTGACGCAGGAGGATCTGGGCGACGCGACCGGCCTCACCGCCGTTCACGTCAACCGCATGATGCGGGGCCTGGTCGACGATGGCCTGATCGCCCGCAGCGGCAACAAGGTGGGGCTGATCGACGAAGGCCGCCTGGCGGCCGAAGCGAATTTCATCGATCGCTACGCGAAGATCGACACGAGCTGGCTCCCGCCGGCGCGCTAGCCTTCGCCGATGCGCAGCTAGGCGGCGTGGACCGCGTCAGGCCTTTTCCAAGGTGCACTGCAGCGGATGCTGGTTCTGGCGTGCGAAATCGATGACCTGCGAAACCTTGGTTTCCGCGACTTCATAGCTGAACACGCCGCATACCCCCACGCCGCGCTGGTGAACCTGCAGCATCACGCGGGTCGCATCTTCGATGTCCATGCGGAAAAAACGCTGAAGGACAAGCACGACGAATTCCATCGGCGTGTAATCGTCGTTCAGCATCAATACCTTGTAGGGGGAAGGCGTTTTCGTCCGGGTTCGCGTGCGGGTGGCAACGCCAAGGCCGGTGCCTTCGTCGGCATCGCGCTGATCGCCACCAGCCGACAGGATTTTGAACTCGTCCCCGATCATGTACATGGCCCCAATTATGCTATTCCGGCGCGCCCGCGGCAAGATGGTGCGCCGTTCCAAAACGACAATCTCGTAACCCATAACGCATAAAAAAGGCGGCCGCTCCGTTGCCGGAGGACCGCCTTTTTCCTGTTCGAACGTGCTTACGCGACGGTTGCGAGGCCCTTCATGCGATCGGCAGCGACCGAATAGCGGCTGGTGATCGGCTCGGCGACATCGCCGGCGAGCTTCACCATCGTCTCGCTGACCTTAGCGCTTTCCGCGACGAAGCTGTCGAAGGCGCTCTTCGCGAATTCGCTCTGCAGGCGGAAGAAATCGGCCGGGGTCTTGGCTTCCGACAGGCTGCGGAGCGTCGCCGAGGCTTCCTCGAACCGCTTGCGGCCATATTCGGCGGCGTCCTGGCCGAGCGCTTCGGCGCCCTTGGCCGCGACCTTCGACGACGCGACGAGCGCTTCCACGTTGCCGCGGGCGAGATCGGTCAATTCCTCGACGATCTTCTGCGTCTTGTCGGCCGCGACCTTCGCGCGGTCGTTCACGTCGGCAAAGAAAGCCTGGGTCTTCTGCGCGGCATCCTGAGCCGCCTGGGTCGCTTCGTTGGTCATGTTCGCTTTTCCTTCATTGCTCTTACGGGCGCGCGCGGCACCGGCGGCAGCCGCACCGGCCGCGGCGGCAACCGCCGTGGCCACGACAGCGGGCTTCCGCACCGTCTTCACCCTGGATTTCGTGTCAGCCATAAAACAAACCTCTTATGCTGCACTGCACAATAATGCCTTGCGGTGGCAATTTCAAGAGAAATGCTGCACTGCAATATCAGTTCACACGGATGAACCGGCTGTCGTTCCAAAGCAGCGATTGCGCGCCTGGATCAAAGCGCAAAAATTCTCGCTTTTCAGCCAGGTTGGAGGTGCCCGCAAAGACGCCTTCCACGGCGGGAGTTAACCGGACCGAATAGGCGCCAAGGGCTGCCACAAGACCTCCCCCGTCCCTCAGGACCGTCATCTCGCCGAGAGCGGGGTGGAGGTAGCGGCCTACGTAATGCGCGAGGACTTCGGGGGCAGGCTGCCAAGTCCAGCCGCCCCATTTGACGTCGGTACGGTCCTTTGCCTCCCGCGACGCGCGGCCCGCCGCCTGCTCCGCCACGATCTTCGCATAATCTGCGGCAAACGCGGCGGGGTCCGATGCGAAGGTGGGGTCCGCCAGGGCTTTCACGAAAGCGTCCTGCAACTTCGCGGTCAACCCTCCAGTCATGCTGTCGCTGTTGGTCAGATAGGCGAAGCCGACGCCAAAGGCTGGTACGATCAGCATCCGCGACCGGAAACCTGTATAGCCGCCGCCATGCGTCAGATAGGTGATGCCGTGCGCGGTGCACCGCGACCAGCCGAGGGCATAGCCGTCGCAGCTTTGCCCTTCGTTCGTTTCCGCAGGATGCGGAAGGACGGCATGGGCGGCACGGAAGCTGCCGGCGGACAGGCCCGTGCCTTCGAGATGGGCCTGCAGCCAACGCGCCATGTCGTTTGGCGAGGTGACGAGGCCTCCTGCCGCATGCATCAAGGCGTCCGTCTTCATCGGAAAGGCGTGCCAGCCCTGCGCGGTCCATTGATGCGCGGCGGTGACGACTGGAAAATCACTGCTCCGCGCCGAACTGTGGCGGAGGCCGAGAGGCTGGAAGACATCGCTCGCCAGCCAGTCCTTCCATGACCGCCCCGTCTCCTTTTCGAGGATGGCGCCATACATCAAATAACCGAGATTGGTATAAGAGAAGCCCGGCTTCCGCAGGGTCGAATGGGAGGCGAGAAGCGCTGGATAATCGGCGGCGGCGACTTCGTCCGTATAGGCGGTTCGGAAGCTCAGGGGCGAGTTCTCGAACAACAGGCGGTGAGTGAGCAAGTTGCGTAGCGTCACTGCGTTCGTGTCCGTGCCGGGAATGCGCAGGTCCGGCCAATGGTCGGCGATCGTGCTGTCGAGCTTCAATATGCCCTTCCGGTCCAGTTCTGCGGCGAGCAGGCCCATATAGGCCTTGGTCATCGACGCGATGTAGAAAGGCGTGTCGCCATCGGCCTTGGCGCCGGTGCGGACGTCGGCCACGCCGTCGACGACGATGACGGGCTTCATCCCTCTCGCCACCGCGATGAAGGCAGCGGCGGGCGCCGCGCCCGGAACGGTACGGGTCGCATCGGCAAGCGGCCGGACACGGCTTGTTGCGCGGTCGAAATCCTGATGCCGAGGCGCGGCAATGCCGGGTGATGCCGCCGTCAGAGCGGTTAGAGCGGAGAGGTGAAAAGCAAAACGCATGAGTTGATACCCGATGATTAGAAACTGGTGCGTTGCTACGGGCGTGGCCCGGGTCCGTCTTGAACCGATGTAACCTTAAAGGAGAAGGGTTCGAAGCCGGTGGGGATTAAGCCCGGTCTGCTTTCGCAACGTGCGCGTCATATGGCTCTGGTCGGCAAAGCCCGCCGCGGACGCCGCATCGGCGAGGGGGTTGCCGGCCAAGACGTTGCTCAAAACCCGTGCCGCCATGCAACGCTGACGATAGAGGCTCGGCGCAATGCCGAAAGCACGCTGGAAAGACCGAGAGAAGTGCACGCGGTGAACGCCCGCTTGCGCCGCCATATCGGAAATGTCGGCTTCCGCAGGATCATCGGCGATCCTCTCGCGCGCCCGGTGCAACCATCCAGGCCCCAATCTTCCGACGTAATCGCTGTCCTGCTCATGGGCCAGAATGTCCCAGAAGAAGTCTTCGCAGGTTCCTCCATTTCGCAAGGCGGTGCCGATCAGATTCATCAGAGGCACGGATAATCCCCGCCACCGGCAGGGTTCAGTCCAATCGAACGGGCCGTGTTCCGCGCCATCGGCGAAATCGAAAGCGAGCATCAGCGCGCCATTCTTGCCGAAGGCTGCGGTATGGCGAATACCCGCAGGCTTGATGCCGCTCGCCGGAACGGACACGTCCGCTTCGCGCCGACCTACGATCTCCAAAGCATCGCCGAGGAGCAGGAAGGAAATCTGCGCTTGGCGGTGCTCATGCTCGGCATGGCGCACATTCGCGCCATAATGGACGAGACGCGCGGTGAAGGCTGCCGTCTTGCACAACAAGCGAGCCCGCCCCTCTGCTCGCATCAGGGCGTTCGCACGTAGGTGCCAGGCGCGTCTTCCAACGCCTTCAGCTTGCCCTTGCCGGGAATGCGCGCCTTGGCGGCGGGAATTTTCTTTCCCGACCGCGTGCCGATCCAGGCCAGCCAATCGGGCCACCAGCTGCCCTTCGTCTTGGCTGCGCCCGCGATGAAATCGTCCAGCGTCTCCACCGCATCGTCGTTCGTCCAATATTGATATTTCTGCGCCTCGGGCGGGTTCACGACCCCCGCGA containing:
- a CDS encoding efflux RND transporter permease subunit, whose amino-acid sequence is MSFRNISAWAIRNPVPPLVLFVALALAGLISFMRMEIQNDPDIDFPVVIVAISQPGAAPTELENQITQKVEAAVRSLPGIEEINSNVTEGSSTTVVQLAIGTPIDRSVNDVRDSITQIRGQLPEGILEPQVFRVDTTDNDLASYTVSSTNMTLEQLSWYVDNTVTKELLSVPGMAGVDRTGGVSREIRVILDPAKLQSQGLTANQVNQALRQINLNAAGGRAEIAGSEQSVRVLGNAANAFDLSQTQLNVGGGRTVKLADIGEVRDLYAEQRSYATQDGQQVLAFSFQRAKNESDVAVFDGAVAKIAELEKRNPNVKFDLVFDNVKYAKEQYHSSMMAMLEGAVLAVIVVFLFLRDWRATIISALAIPLSAIPAFWFMDLMGFTLNTMTLLALALVAGVLVDDAIVEIENIVRHMRMGKSAYQASIEAADEIGLAVLATTMSIVAVFFPVGLMPGIAGQFFKNFGFTVVASVLMSLAVARLITPMIAAYFLKSKGHQSHGEGKLMDWYMSVLRFTLRHRWVAVTGGAIAFACTIATFAMLPQTFQPETDQDRSTASIEMVPGSTLAQTGAVARQVASLLKQQPEVESTFSRVFVGNANVTAIYKEDKERSSVEFERAIAPQLANIPDARVSFRSQFGGGRDIMVTLGSDDPAKLQATANKLMQEMAGLPEITSPRVNGDLQRPEITIRPRLDLAAELGVTTGALSNAIRIATLGDIDQNSAKFSLSDRQIPIRVALNENARARLSTIENLPVPTATGGSVPLKLVANIGFGAGPTRIDRMNQTRRVTIGADLAPGIVSGQAWTKINQLPTMKNLPLGVNQVVSGMQKWQGELIQSFIIAVISGLFMVFAVLVLLYKRLMPPFVNMGSLLLAPLGGTLALLVTGNPISLPVYIGLLMLLGIVAKNSILLIDFALEEMDKGVDKMTAILDAGHKRAQPIVMTTVAMVAGMVPTALAISGDNAWRAPMGITVIGGLILSTVLTLVLVPGTFSLALGLEKRIAKHGRKLITYKGVEDHGPAAQPAE
- a CDS encoding DUF445 domain-containing protein yields the protein MRHSTSSGLSRLNPVQGGARGMRVIATGMLLAMAALFAVATSLDEAYPAWGFVKAFAEAAMVGGLADWFAVTALFRHPLGLPIPHTAIIPRNKDRIGDTLALFLRDNFLTPSVVARRMGKVDVAGAIGRFLAEPPAGEGRLREGASRLIVDVLESLDQERLGGMVKSAISSRIRALEVSPMLGQSLEAAMDEDRHIPVLDSIITWAGRTLDANEDIIRDMVHERAGWVMRLAGIDDKLADAIVDGLRRLTIDMAVDPHHPLRQSAEEGLARLASNLRSDPDTQAKVEEMKNGLVDNEALSHWMDGLWENARAGLLRAARDPDATMAGKFGEALQQLGTTLQDDARLKATINQFARRTVVGMVATYGTGIVALVSETVRGWDARTITGRLESAVGRDLQYIRVNGTLVGGLVGLIIHTVETVA
- the murA gene encoding UDP-N-acetylglucosamine 1-carboxyvinyltransferase, whose translation is MDKIIIKGGRRLEGRIQISGAKNAALTLLPCALLTDEPLTLRNLPRLADVDGFGHLMNQLGASTMIEGSKRDEFGRVMTLRASNIASTVAPYDIVRKMRASILVLGPLMARAGEATVSLPGGCAIGNRPIDLHLKALEALGAEIELAAGYVKAKVPSGGLRGGHVRFPVVSVGATENALMAAVLAKGTTVIENAAREPEITDLAMCLIAMGAKISGLRTDTLTVEGVDRLHGATYAVMPDRIEAGSYACAAAITGGSIELVGARKETMTAILDALIEAGVTVEDVKGGIRVTAGADIKPLTLSTAPFPAFPTDMQAQFMSMLALANGTSLLTETIFENRYMHVPELSRMGADIDVRGRAAVVRGVPKLHGAEVMATDLRASMSLILAGLAAEGETIVSRIYHLDRGYERLEEKLQAVGADIERVSAG
- a CDS encoding Crp/Fnr family transcriptional regulator; the protein is MGSCLAERLSHYLDLTDNEHAALDEIEVQERECKRGTIIRREQDRGRELFVLRSGWLQSHVVLGDGSRQIMRFFFPGDIIGLSSLALDHSPETIVTVSDATIAPFNRQKLCDIFESHPRLAALIFTVTMAERVAMADRLASIGRTSARARVASILCEIFARNRVMLKGELSELQLPLTQEDLGDATGLTAVHVNRMMRGLVDDGLIARSGNKVGLIDEGRLAAEANFIDRYAKIDTSWLPPAR
- the clpS gene encoding ATP-dependent Clp protease adapter ClpS is translated as MYMIGDEFKILSAGGDQRDADEGTGLGVATRTRTRTKTPSPYKVLMLNDDYTPMEFVVLVLQRFFRMDIEDATRVMLQVHQRGVGVCGVFSYEVAETKVSQVIDFARQNQHPLQCTLEKA
- a CDS encoding phasin family protein: MADTKSRVKTVRKPAVVATAVAAAAGAAAAGAARARKSNEGKANMTNEATQAAQDAAQKTQAFFADVNDRAKVAADKTQKIVEELTDLARGNVEALVASSKVAAKGAEALGQDAAEYGRKRFEEASATLRSLSEAKTPADFFRLQSEFAKSAFDSFVAESAKVSETMVKLAGDVAEPITSRYSVAADRMKGLATVA
- a CDS encoding serine hydrolase, yielding MRFAFHLSALTALTAASPGIAAPRHQDFDRATSRVRPLADATRTVPGAAPAAAFIAVARGMKPVIVVDGVADVRTGAKADGDTPFYIASMTKAYMGLLAAELDRKGILKLDSTIADHWPDLRIPGTDTNAVTLRNLLTHRLLFENSPLSFRTAYTDEVAAADYPALLASHSTLRKPGFSYTNLGYLMYGAILEKETGRSWKDWLASDVFQPLGLRHSSARSSDFPVVTAAHQWTAQGWHAFPMKTDALMHAAGGLVTSPNDMARWLQAHLEGTGLSAGSFRAAHAVLPHPAETNEGQSCDGYALGWSRCTAHGITYLTHGGGYTGFRSRMLIVPAFGVGFAYLTNSDSMTGGLTAKLQDAFVKALADPTFASDPAAFAADYAKIVAEQAAGRASREAKDRTDVKWGGWTWQPAPEVLAHYVGRYLHPALGEMTVLRDGGGLVAALGAYSVRLTPAVEGVFAGTSNLAEKREFLRFDPGAQSLLWNDSRFIRVN
- a CDS encoding helix-turn-helix domain-containing protein, which produces MRHAEHEHRQAQISFLLLGDALEIVGRREADVSVPASGIKPAGIRHTAAFGKNGALMLAFDFADGAEHGPFDWTEPCRWRGLSVPLMNLIGTALRNGGTCEDFFWDILAHEQDSDYVGRLGPGWLHRARERIADDPAEADISDMAAQAGVHRVHFSRSFQRAFGIAPSLYRQRCMAARVLSNVLAGNPLADAASAAGFADQSHMTRTLRKQTGLNPHRLRTLLL